The following proteins are co-located in the Opitutaceae bacterium genome:
- a CDS encoding TonB-dependent siderophore receptor, which yields MTCSQTTGQSLHRQLTRGILLISAFHAVTSLANAAAVPSYLPENGEVIRLDQFEVNGQRDKADYAVARSRTATKTDTALIDVPQAITVITRDLIDDQAMLSLGDVTRYVPGAGIAQGEGNRDTPVLRGNSTTADFFVDGIRDDVQYFRDLYNVDRVEVLKGPNAMIFGRGGSGGVINRVIRQANWAQHRDFSFQAGSWEHYRGVIDFGQPINNALAFRATGMLEDSGSYRESVTLNRRAINPTLAWQLSPQTILRAGFEYFHDERVADRGISSFQGRPVVTAPSTFFGDPAQSSTWAYARTSFVSLEHTFANGSSLRNRLNFGDYDKFYQNVFPGAVDATGNNVSIAAYSNATARRNWINQTDFVIPLGTNALKQTILAGLELGHQETDNFRRTGYFDSISPTTTSITVPVSNPRTSLPVSFRQSATDADNHGIAKTVSIYAQDQIELSPRLQAILGLRLESFDMDFRNHRTGSKVENRDNEISPRVGAVFKPVDLLSLYASYSRTFVPRAGEQLSSLTLANRSLDPERFENLEIGAKWEYRPDLILTAAAYQLDRRNVAIADPSDPTKSILVDGQRAKGIELGITGRLTSDWSIVGGYSYQDGSIKTTQSSTIKAGQRLGQLPRHSFSLWNRYDLNAQWGAGLGIIHRGAIFASADNRVSLPGFVRLDAAVFFKLNASVRFQLNVENMLDRKYYSLAHSNNNITPGSPLAVRVGADIRF from the coding sequence ATGACTTGCTCTCAAACGACAGGCCAATCCCTGCATCGCCAATTGACTCGCGGGATCCTCCTGATTTCCGCGTTCCACGCGGTGACATCCCTCGCCAATGCAGCGGCGGTTCCGAGCTATCTCCCGGAAAATGGCGAGGTGATCCGGCTGGATCAGTTCGAGGTCAATGGACAGCGCGACAAGGCGGATTATGCGGTCGCGCGCTCCCGCACCGCGACCAAGACAGACACCGCATTGATCGATGTTCCCCAAGCGATCACCGTCATCACCCGCGATCTCATCGACGACCAGGCGATGCTGAGCCTCGGCGATGTCACCCGCTACGTGCCCGGGGCGGGCATAGCCCAGGGTGAGGGCAATCGGGATACTCCCGTGTTGCGCGGCAACAGCACGACAGCCGATTTCTTCGTGGATGGGATCCGCGATGACGTGCAGTATTTCCGCGACCTCTACAATGTGGACCGCGTGGAGGTTTTGAAGGGCCCCAATGCCATGATCTTCGGCCGCGGTGGATCCGGCGGCGTGATCAACCGGGTCATCCGGCAGGCCAATTGGGCTCAGCATCGTGACTTCTCGTTCCAAGCAGGCTCCTGGGAGCATTACCGAGGCGTCATCGACTTTGGTCAGCCGATCAATAACGCGCTTGCATTCCGAGCCACCGGCATGCTGGAGGATTCGGGCAGCTATCGCGAGAGTGTCACGCTGAATCGCAGGGCGATCAATCCCACCCTGGCCTGGCAACTCTCGCCTCAAACCATCCTTCGCGCCGGTTTCGAGTATTTCCACGATGAACGCGTCGCAGACCGGGGCATCTCGAGCTTTCAAGGCCGGCCGGTTGTCACCGCACCATCGACATTTTTCGGCGATCCGGCGCAGAGCTCAACCTGGGCCTACGCCAGGACGTCGTTTGTCTCGCTCGAACACACCTTTGCCAACGGCTCGTCCCTGCGCAACCGGCTCAATTTTGGCGACTATGACAAGTTCTATCAAAACGTTTTCCCTGGCGCCGTGGATGCAACGGGAAACAACGTTTCGATCGCCGCCTACAGCAATGCAACGGCTCGCCGGAACTGGATTAACCAGACGGATTTCGTGATCCCTCTCGGGACGAATGCCCTGAAGCAGACGATCCTCGCCGGCCTCGAACTGGGTCATCAGGAGACGGATAATTTTCGCAGGACGGGCTATTTCGATTCGATCAGCCCGACGACAACGTCAATCACCGTGCCGGTCTCCAATCCACGCACATCGCTGCCCGTTTCCTTCCGACAGAGCGCGACGGATGCCGACAATCACGGCATCGCGAAAACCGTGTCGATCTATGCGCAGGATCAGATCGAGCTTTCGCCACGGCTTCAGGCGATCCTGGGTTTGCGCCTGGAAAGTTTCGACATGGACTTTCGCAATCACCGCACGGGATCGAAAGTGGAGAATCGGGACAATGAGATTTCCCCCCGTGTCGGAGCGGTGTTCAAACCCGTCGACCTCCTTTCCCTCTACGCCAGCTACAGCCGCACTTTCGTTCCGCGGGCCGGCGAGCAACTCTCGTCGCTCACGCTCGCCAACCGCAGTCTCGATCCGGAACGCTTTGAAAACCTCGAAATCGGCGCGAAATGGGAGTACCGCCCCGACCTGATTCTCACCGCGGCAGCCTATCAGCTCGACCGCAGGAATGTCGCGATTGCCGACCCCTCGGATCCGACTAAATCCATCCTCGTGGACGGTCAGCGTGCGAAGGGCATCGAGCTCGGCATCACGGGTCGCCTGACCAGCGATTGGAGCATTGTGGGCGGATACAGTTATCAGGACGGAAGCATCAAGACCACACAGTCATCCACCATCAAGGCGGGACAGCGTCTCGGCCAGTTGCCACGGCACAGTTTCTCCCTGTGGAACCGTTACGATCTCAATGCTCAATGGGGCGCGGGACTCGGCATCATCCATCGTGGCGCCATTTTCGCCTC
- a CDS encoding phosphatase PAP2 family protein translates to MLTSPLRWKRNDWLVAGSLAGLVVASSVSDGGIKEESQETITPKRRAFTANAQRFGAEGSWAVIGAFEVCGILANDGKAKAVAMDCVTSSIISAGIVAPLIKLTAGRVRPNASERTFQFKPFSGNYSFPSGHVTQAFSVASVIAAHYDQWWVKGLAYGVAGAVGYSRIEQNSHYASDVFAGAIIGTVIGRTIVHRHNKPKDADITMTPFFDGLSSGIMFARRF, encoded by the coding sequence GTGCTGACCTCTCCGCTGCGCTGGAAGCGGAACGACTGGCTTGTCGCTGGAAGCCTCGCCGGCCTCGTTGTCGCCTCATCCGTGTCCGATGGCGGGATCAAGGAGGAATCACAGGAAACCATAACGCCCAAGCGCCGCGCATTCACAGCGAATGCGCAGAGATTTGGCGCCGAAGGCTCCTGGGCTGTCATCGGCGCGTTCGAAGTCTGCGGAATTCTCGCAAATGATGGAAAGGCCAAGGCCGTGGCGATGGACTGCGTCACCTCCAGCATCATCTCGGCCGGGATTGTCGCGCCCCTGATAAAACTCACCGCAGGGCGAGTCCGGCCCAACGCGTCCGAAAGGACCTTTCAGTTCAAACCGTTCAGTGGGAACTACTCGTTTCCGTCGGGGCATGTGACGCAGGCCTTCAGTGTCGCCTCCGTGATCGCCGCCCACTATGACCAATGGTGGGTGAAGGGCCTCGCCTACGGGGTGGCTGGCGCTGTTGGGTATTCTCGGATTGAGCAGAACTCCCACTATGCGAGCGATGTATTCGCGGGTGCCATCATCGGCACGGTGATAGGGCGAACCATTGTACACCGCCACAACAAGCCAAAGGACGCGGACATCACAATGACCCCATTCTTTGACGGCCTGAGCAGCGGGATAATGTTTGCCAGGAGATTCTGA
- a CDS encoding L-rhamnose mutarotase yields MKTKRYGAVIGVRDESIADYVRIHSEVWPGVLAKIKECNIRNYSIHLRRMPDGRAYLFSYYEYAGGDHAADMARMSADPLTQEWWKVCMPMQEPLADRPEGAWWAPCDEVFHLD; encoded by the coding sequence ATGAAAACCAAACGTTATGGAGCCGTCATTGGAGTTCGCGATGAGTCCATCGCCGACTATGTCCGAATCCACTCGGAAGTCTGGCCGGGTGTGCTCGCGAAGATCAAGGAGTGCAACATCCGCAACTATTCAATCCATCTGCGACGGATGCCCGACGGGCGCGCCTACCTGTTCAGCTACTATGAATACGCGGGTGGCGACCATGCGGCGGACATGGCGAGAATGTCGGCGGATCCCCTGACGCAGGAGTGGTGGAAAGTTTGCATGCCGATGCAGGAGCCTCTTGCGGACCGTCCGGAGGGAGCCTGGTGGGCCCCATGCGACGAGGTGTTTCACCTCGACTGA
- a CDS encoding EamA family transporter, with protein MMPANGWFLWALLSAVFAGLTAIFAKAGVQGVDPDFATLIRTLIILVALSAFVISTGRWSNPFDLPSRTWIFLSLSGLATGVSWVCYFRALKVGDASKVAPVDKFSLVLVAVFAFAFLGERPSMREWSGIALVATGVIMLALKR; from the coding sequence ATGATGCCCGCCAACGGCTGGTTTCTCTGGGCTCTCCTGTCGGCTGTGTTTGCAGGATTGACCGCAATTTTCGCCAAGGCGGGGGTCCAAGGCGTGGATCCTGATTTCGCAACACTGATCCGCACGCTGATCATCCTTGTCGCACTGTCCGCATTCGTGATTTCAACCGGCAGGTGGAGCAATCCCTTCGATCTTCCATCGAGGACCTGGATCTTCCTCAGTCTTTCCGGGCTGGCGACCGGAGTTTCGTGGGTCTGCTACTTTCGCGCACTCAAGGTTGGTGATGCGTCAAAGGTCGCACCCGTGGACAAGTTCAGCCTGGTGCTTGTGGCGGTGTTCGCATTTGCGTTTCTTGGCGAACGTCCGTCCATGCGGGAATGGTCGGGCATTGCATTGGTTGCCACCGGCGTGATCATGCTGGCGCTCAAACGTTAG